The following are encoded together in the Actinoplanes sp. N902-109 genome:
- the fabI gene encoding enoyl-ACP reductase FabI, whose product MSGLLAGKRLLITGIITDASIAFSVAKLAQENGATVVLTGFGRLSLVERIAKRLPEPAPVIELDVTDPEHLAALEGKVREHVDGIDGVVHSIAFGPQSVLGGEFLNAGWEDVAKALQVSTYSYKSLATACLPLMSRGGSIVGLTFDATKAWPVYDWMGVAKAGLESASRYLALHLGKQGIRSNLVSAGPLRTMAAKSIPGFERFEDAWQERAPLGWDLTDQEPAAKAVCALLSDWFPATSGEIIHVDGGYHALGA is encoded by the coding sequence TCGATCGCGTTCTCGGTGGCGAAGCTCGCCCAGGAGAACGGCGCGACCGTCGTGCTGACCGGCTTCGGCCGGCTGTCGCTGGTCGAGCGGATCGCCAAGCGGCTGCCCGAACCGGCCCCGGTGATCGAGCTCGACGTGACCGACCCCGAGCACCTCGCTGCGCTCGAGGGCAAGGTACGCGAGCACGTCGACGGCATCGACGGCGTGGTCCACTCCATCGCGTTCGGTCCGCAGAGCGTGCTGGGCGGCGAGTTCCTCAACGCCGGCTGGGAGGACGTCGCCAAGGCGCTGCAGGTCTCCACGTACTCGTACAAGTCGCTGGCCACCGCCTGCCTGCCGCTGATGAGCCGCGGCGGCAGCATCGTGGGCCTGACCTTCGACGCCACCAAGGCCTGGCCGGTCTACGACTGGATGGGCGTGGCCAAGGCCGGCCTCGAGTCGGCGTCCCGCTACCTGGCGCTGCACCTCGGCAAGCAGGGCATCCGCAGCAACCTCGTGTCGGCCGGCCCGCTGCGCACCATGGCGGCCAAGTCGATCCCCGGCTTCGAGCGGTTCGAGGACGCCTGGCAGGAACGCGCGCCGCTCGGCTGGGACCTGACCGACCAGGAGCCCGCGGCCAAGGCGGTGTGCGCGCTGCTGTCCGACTGGTTCCCGGCCACGTCCGGCGAGATCATCCACGTCGACGGCGGCTACCACGCGCTCGGCGCCTGA